The Sphingobacterium bambusae genome includes a window with the following:
- the topA gene encoding type I DNA topoisomerase: MAKNLLIVESPAKAKTIEGYLGKDFLVKSSYGHIRDLVKTDDAIDTEDNFKQKYEVPSDKKSVVSELKKLAKEAEMVWLASDEDREGEAISWHLYETLALKDDKTKRIVFHEITKPAILSAIEKPRKIDFNLVNAQQARRVLDRLVGFELSPVLWKKVKPSLSAGRVQSVAVRLIVEREREINRFEAEASYKIVAQFTTGKGREQFKAELPHRFERKEDAAQFLNDCIQASFSIASLEKKPAKRSPSAPFTTSTLQQEASRKLGFSVARTMQVAQRLYEAGRITYMRTDSVNLSDTAINAAEQEIVNAYGEKYHKLRRYKTKSAGAQEAHEAIRPTYFSEHSIDGDNAERRLYELIWKRAIASQMSEAEFEKTTAKIDVSTRSEDLVATGEIMKFDGFLKVYMESSDDDSENTQDQEGDNALLPPLEKGQALSLKAMNATQRFSRPPARYTEASLVKKLEELGIGRPSTYAPTISTIQNRGYVVKEDRDGRERHYTVLTISEQQVLEELKTETTGAERSKMFPTDIGVLVNDFLVEHFNDIIDYHFTAKVEKEFDEIAQGDKEWTAMLKDFYGPFHHGIQDTLENADRASHERELGVDPASGKPVTVRVGRFGPLVQIGAADDEEKPRFASLRKGQMIETISFEEAMDLFKLPKKVGEFEEKEMTVAIGRFGPYIRHASAFYSLPKGVDPMEVSEDEAIQIIKEKRQKDIEKVIRVFEENAEAQIENGRWGPFIRLGKQNVKIPKGTDVDKITYEDVLKWADADPKGKAAAAKKAGAKATTKKATTKKTTAKKTTTKAKK; this comes from the coding sequence ATGGCAAAAAATTTATTGATAGTAGAGTCACCGGCAAAGGCCAAAACGATAGAAGGATACCTAGGAAAGGATTTTTTAGTGAAGTCCAGTTATGGTCATATCCGCGATTTAGTGAAAACGGATGACGCTATTGATACCGAAGATAATTTTAAACAAAAATATGAGGTTCCCTCCGATAAAAAGTCGGTAGTCAGTGAGTTAAAGAAGTTAGCGAAAGAGGCAGAGATGGTTTGGCTAGCATCCGATGAGGACCGCGAGGGGGAAGCTATTTCTTGGCATTTGTACGAAACCTTGGCCTTGAAAGATGATAAGACAAAGCGTATTGTGTTTCATGAAATCACTAAGCCTGCCATCTTAAGTGCAATTGAGAAACCTCGAAAAATTGATTTTAACCTGGTTAACGCTCAGCAGGCGCGCCGTGTGCTGGATCGCTTGGTAGGCTTTGAGCTGTCGCCCGTGTTGTGGAAAAAGGTGAAACCATCTTTATCTGCAGGACGTGTACAGTCTGTAGCTGTGCGCCTTATCGTAGAGCGCGAGCGCGAGATCAATAGGTTCGAAGCAGAAGCTTCCTATAAAATCGTAGCCCAATTTACCACAGGTAAGGGGCGCGAGCAGTTTAAAGCCGAGCTTCCTCATCGCTTCGAGCGTAAAGAAGATGCAGCGCAATTCTTGAATGACTGTATACAAGCATCCTTTTCTATCGCATCGCTGGAGAAAAAACCGGCTAAGCGTTCGCCATCGGCACCGTTTACCACCTCTACTTTGCAGCAGGAGGCCAGCAGAAAGCTGGGCTTCTCGGTAGCACGCACGATGCAGGTTGCGCAACGTTTGTATGAAGCCGGTCGCATCACCTATATGCGTACGGACTCCGTTAACTTGAGCGACACGGCTATCAACGCCGCAGAGCAGGAGATTGTAAATGCTTATGGCGAAAAATACCACAAGCTACGCCGCTATAAAACGAAATCTGCCGGCGCACAAGAGGCTCACGAAGCCATCCGCCCGACTTATTTTTCAGAACATAGCATCGATGGCGATAATGCCGAGCGCCGTTTGTACGAGCTTATCTGGAAGCGTGCTATCGCATCGCAGATGAGTGAGGCGGAGTTTGAGAAAACTACCGCGAAGATCGATGTGTCCACCCGTTCGGAAGATCTAGTGGCTACCGGCGAGATTATGAAATTTGATGGCTTCCTGAAAGTGTATATGGAATCTTCAGATGATGATTCGGAGAACACGCAAGATCAGGAAGGTGATAACGCCTTGCTTCCTCCTTTGGAAAAAGGACAGGCACTATCGCTTAAAGCGATGAATGCAACGCAGCGCTTCTCGCGTCCACCCGCCCGTTATACGGAGGCTTCATTAGTGAAGAAGTTGGAAGAGCTGGGTATAGGACGTCCGTCGACCTACGCACCGACCATATCGACCATTCAAAACCGCGGTTATGTGGTGAAAGAAGATCGTGATGGCCGGGAGCGCCATTATACGGTATTGACCATCAGCGAGCAGCAGGTGCTGGAAGAGCTGAAAACGGAAACGACGGGCGCCGAGCGTTCTAAGATGTTTCCTACCGATATTGGCGTGTTGGTCAACGATTTCTTGGTAGAGCATTTTAACGATATCATTGATTACCATTTTACGGCAAAAGTAGAGAAAGAGTTTGATGAGATCGCCCAAGGTGATAAGGAGTGGACAGCGATGCTGAAGGATTTCTACGGACCTTTCCACCACGGTATCCAAGATACCTTAGAAAATGCTGATCGCGCAAGCCACGAACGTGAATTGGGCGTAGATCCTGCATCTGGTAAGCCGGTAACCGTGCGCGTGGGCCGTTTTGGTCCCTTGGTGCAGATTGGCGCTGCCGACGACGAGGAGAAACCGCGCTTTGCATCCCTGCGAAAAGGACAGATGATCGAAACCATCAGCTTCGAAGAGGCGATGGATCTATTTAAGCTGCCTAAAAAAGTGGGTGAGTTTGAAGAGAAGGAGATGACGGTTGCTATTGGCCGCTTTGGTCCGTACATCCGCCATGCAAGTGCGTTCTACTCTTTGCCAAAAGGAGTAGATCCTATGGAGGTTTCTGAAGACGAGGCGATCCAGATTATTAAAGAGAAACGCCAAAAAGATATTGAAAAGGTCATTCGGGTATTTGAAGAAAACGCCGAGGCGCAGATCGAAAACGGCCGTTGGGGACCTTTTATCCGATTGGGTAAGCAAAACGTCAAGATTCCGAAAGGAACGGACGTGGATAAGATCACTTACGAAGACGTGTTGAAATGGGCGGATGCCGATCCGAAGGGAAAAGCGGCGGCGGCGAAGAAGGCTGGCGCAAAAGCGACGACCAAGAAGGCTACCACAAAAAAGACGACGGCTAAGAAGACAACGACAAAGGCAAAGAAGTAG
- the cmk gene encoding (d)CMP kinase — translation MSRKNFIIAIDGFSSCGKSTVAKALAKKLHFVFIDSGAMYRAVTLYFIRQGIDMTDEAAVVAALENIHIDFVPNAEKTQILLNEEDVSDEIRMMHVSDLVSEVSAIKAVRHAMVAQQQKLGKRRNIVMDGRDIGTTVFPDADLKIFMTADPRVRAERRFAELAAKGETVTMEEVVENLSHRDHIDSTREESPLRQAADAFVLDNSSIDQAEQLRIVMEQYEHIKNDR, via the coding sequence ATGTCTAGAAAGAATTTTATTATCGCCATTGATGGTTTTTCATCCTGTGGAAAAAGCACGGTGGCGAAGGCGCTGGCTAAGAAGCTGCATTTTGTGTTTATCGATAGCGGCGCCATGTATCGGGCGGTGACCTTATACTTTATACGGCAGGGTATCGATATGACCGATGAAGCGGCGGTAGTGGCTGCCTTGGAAAATATACATATCGACTTTGTCCCCAATGCGGAGAAAACACAGATACTATTGAACGAGGAAGATGTATCCGACGAAATTCGCATGATGCATGTATCCGACCTGGTGAGCGAGGTGAGTGCCATCAAGGCCGTTCGGCATGCCATGGTTGCCCAACAGCAAAAGCTGGGCAAACGTAGGAATATCGTGATGGATGGTAGAGATATCGGTACGACCGTATTCCCGGATGCAGATCTCAAGATCTTCATGACGGCCGATCCTCGTGTGCGTGCAGAACGTAGGTTTGCGGAGCTCGCCGCAAAAGGGGAGACGGTGACCATGGAAGAGGTCGTGGAGAATCTTTCGCATCGCGACCATATTGATAGCACCCGCGAAGAAAGTCCTTTACGGCAAGCAGCGGATGCCTTTGTGCTCGACAACTCAAGCATCGATCAAGCAGAGCAACTGCGCATTGTGATGGAACAATATGAACACATAAAAAACGATCGATAA
- a CDS encoding bifunctional riboflavin kinase/FAD synthetase yields MKIYRSLDEFETLSNAVVTIGTFDGVHIGHQKILSKLKECASEHGGETVLLTFFPHPRLIINPNDDNLRLINDIEEKSHRLALSGIDHLIITPFTRDFSNQSPEEYISNVLVGKLGTKQIVIGYDHHFGKDRAGTIKDLKHFAEIYDYAVDQIPEQDIEDVAVSSTRIRESLIKGDIETANKYLGYPFELTGTVVRGDQIGREIGFPTANLNVHEAHKLIPAYGIYAVEAEIYPNVPFIQTGDYIDPAPERVAKGMAYIGTRPTVDGMNRKIEINLLDFKDDIYSKTLRVKFLKFIRHDQWFESLEAMREQIKEDEKNIRSYFDGQ; encoded by the coding sequence ATGAAGATATATAGAAGCCTAGATGAGTTCGAAACCTTGTCCAATGCTGTAGTGACAATCGGCACATTTGACGGTGTGCACATAGGCCACCAAAAGATTCTGTCCAAGTTAAAGGAATGTGCGAGTGAGCATGGCGGAGAAACGGTGCTATTAACCTTTTTCCCGCATCCACGTCTGATTATCAACCCGAATGACGATAACCTAAGGTTGATCAACGATATCGAAGAAAAGTCGCATCGATTGGCGCTATCGGGCATTGATCACCTCATCATCACGCCATTTACGCGTGACTTCTCCAATCAATCGCCGGAAGAGTATATCAGCAATGTACTTGTGGGTAAACTGGGCACCAAACAAATCGTCATTGGCTATGATCACCATTTTGGTAAAGATCGTGCAGGCACTATCAAAGATCTCAAGCATTTTGCCGAGATCTACGACTATGCTGTCGATCAAATTCCCGAGCAGGATATCGAAGATGTTGCTGTTTCATCCACTAGGATTCGCGAGTCGCTCATCAAAGGCGATATTGAAACGGCCAACAAATACCTAGGTTATCCATTTGAGCTCACTGGAACGGTGGTACGTGGTGATCAGATCGGACGCGAGATAGGTTTCCCTACGGCGAACCTGAACGTGCACGAAGCACATAAACTGATACCCGCCTATGGCATCTATGCGGTGGAAGCAGAGATCTATCCCAATGTTCCGTTTATACAGACGGGAGACTATATTGACCCCGCTCCTGAACGCGTAGCCAAAGGCATGGCCTATATTGGCACACGTCCTACAGTAGACGGCATGAACCGCAAGATTGAAATCAACCTATTGGATTTCAAAGATGATATCTACAGCAAAACGCTACGCGTGAAATTCTTAAAGTTCATCCGTCACGATCAATGGTTTGAGTCGTTAGAAGCCATGCGTGAACAGATTAAAGAAGACGAGAAAAATATCAGGAGTTACTTCGACGGACAATAA
- the truB gene encoding tRNA pseudouridine(55) synthase TruB — translation MTKSEETSLPAFQFAEGEVLLVDKPLTWTSFDVVGKLRNSMKPLKIKVGHAGTLDPLATGLLIICTGKFTKRIDSFQAEDKEYTGIINLSGSTPSYDLETEIDQAFDYSQLREQDILDATQQFIGDVTQVPPAHSAIKINGERVYEKARRGEEVELKVRHIRISDFVIEKIDLPEVHFRITCSKGTYIRSIAHDFGKALGIGGHLSELRRTKSGNFDVKDAWDLQDLIEKIKLQKTTNQE, via the coding sequence ATGACAAAAAGTGAAGAAACCAGCCTTCCTGCATTCCAATTTGCGGAGGGCGAGGTACTGTTGGTAGATAAACCACTAACGTGGACCAGCTTCGATGTTGTAGGCAAGTTGCGCAACAGCATGAAGCCGTTAAAAATTAAAGTGGGCCATGCCGGCACATTGGATCCCCTAGCGACCGGCCTACTCATCATCTGCACGGGTAAGTTTACCAAGCGCATAGATTCTTTTCAGGCAGAAGATAAGGAGTATACCGGCATCATTAACCTGAGTGGCTCCACGCCTTCCTACGATCTCGAGACGGAGATTGACCAAGCCTTTGACTATAGCCAGCTACGGGAACAGGATATACTGGATGCTACGCAACAGTTTATTGGTGACGTTACCCAGGTTCCTCCCGCACATTCGGCCATCAAAATCAACGGCGAGCGCGTGTACGAAAAGGCACGACGTGGTGAGGAAGTCGAGTTGAAGGTCAGACATATTCGCATCAGCGATTTCGTAATCGAAAAAATTGACCTTCCCGAAGTTCATTTCCGGATCACCTGTTCCAAAGGTACCTACATCCGATCCATCGCCCACGACTTTGGAAAAGCATTGGGTATCGGTGGGCATCTCAGCGAGTTGCGCCGCACAAAAAGTGGCAATTTTGATGTAAAAGATGCTTGGGACTTGCAAGATTTAATCGAAAAGATTAAATTACAAAAGACCACTAATCAAGAATAA
- a CDS encoding undecaprenyl-diphosphate phosphatase: MTYFQAIVLAIIEGLTEFLPVSSTGHMIIGTALMGMEPSAFVKLFTIVIQLGTILSVLVLYFKRFFRSLNFYYKLVVAAIPASILGLLLSDFIDSLLESPLMVAVMLVIGGVVLLFVDKWFNKPAIDNSDEISYKQAFIIGVYQCLALIPGTSRSASTIVGAMTQSLTRKAAAEFSFFLAIPMMLGASIVKLYKFLKEGHTFTGEEINLLIVGNIVGFVVAIVAIKTFINILTKYGFKAFGWYRIIVGVVIIVLIWSGHSLQII, translated from the coding sequence ATGACCTATTTCCAAGCTATTGTTTTAGCCATTATCGAAGGATTAACGGAGTTTTTACCTGTATCATCCACCGGGCATATGATTATCGGTACTGCGTTAATGGGCATGGAGCCGTCAGCCTTTGTGAAGCTCTTCACGATCGTTATCCAACTAGGCACTATCCTTTCCGTACTGGTGCTCTATTTCAAACGTTTCTTCAGATCCCTTAATTTCTACTACAAGCTTGTTGTAGCGGCCATTCCAGCGTCTATACTGGGTTTGTTGTTGAGTGATTTTATTGATTCGCTGTTGGAAAGCCCACTGATGGTAGCGGTGATGTTGGTAATAGGTGGTGTGGTGTTGTTATTTGTCGACAAATGGTTCAATAAGCCTGCCATAGACAATTCCGATGAAATTTCTTACAAGCAGGCTTTTATTATTGGCGTATACCAGTGTTTGGCGCTGATTCCCGGCACCTCGCGCTCGGCTAGTACCATCGTTGGTGCCATGACGCAAAGCCTCACACGGAAAGCGGCAGCAGAGTTTTCTTTCTTCTTGGCCATTCCGATGATGCTTGGTGCATCGATTGTTAAACTATACAAGTTCTTAAAAGAAGGGCATACCTTTACCGGTGAGGAAATCAATCTGCTTATCGTTGGCAACATCGTGGGCTTTGTTGTCGCCATTGTTGCGATTAAAACCTTTATCAATATATTGACAAAATATGGGTTCAAAGCTTTTGGCTGGTATAGGATTATTGTGGGAGTAGTGATTATTGTGTTAATATGGAGTGGGCATAGCCTACAGATAATATAA
- a CDS encoding DUF3098 domain-containing protein, translating into MSEKKFKTTSSNSHAKAGFAFEKINYQLLIASIVVVLIGFILMMGTEDIYSFTKITLAPLVVVLGFALGFVSILYKPKSKNAQD; encoded by the coding sequence ATGTCGGAAAAAAAATTCAAGACTACATCTTCAAACAGCCATGCCAAGGCAGGCTTTGCTTTTGAAAAGATAAACTATCAATTGTTAATCGCGAGCATCGTGGTCGTTTTGATCGGTTTTATATTGATGATGGGTACCGAAGATATCTACAGCTTCACCAAGATCACCCTTGCGCCCTTGGTTGTCGTGTTAGGCTTCGCACTAGGCTTTGTTTCCATATTGTATAAACCGAAAAGCAAAAACGCGCAAGACTAA
- a CDS encoding cell division protein FtsX produces MSTHEEGSSRKKTKSVYVSTVISIALVLLMTGLLGLILVHAKNLSKYVKENIVLNIIVNDNVNEGDVLAMQKDIEKDPYVLRTEYISKELAAKNLKEDLGEDFVEYLGHNPLLPSIDVYLKEQYANTDSIQTFIQKASKNSRVKEVVFQESLIDMVNKNIRIIGMVVLAFTVVLLIIAVALINNTIRLAIYSQRFLIKSMQLIGATKNFIRKPYLFYGIFHGLLGALIAILLLIFTLQFAQKQIPDLVFLRDWYEFGAIFLIVVALGILISGFSTYFAVTKYLKAKSHSLYR; encoded by the coding sequence ATGTCGACTCACGAAGAAGGTTCATCGAGAAAGAAAACGAAGTCAGTTTACGTCTCTACGGTTATCAGTATCGCACTGGTTTTACTGATGACAGGGTTACTGGGTTTGATACTAGTACACGCTAAAAATCTCTCCAAATACGTTAAGGAAAATATCGTACTCAACATTATCGTCAATGATAATGTCAATGAAGGCGATGTTTTGGCCATGCAGAAAGACATCGAAAAAGATCCGTATGTGCTACGCACCGAATACATCAGCAAGGAGCTGGCGGCCAAAAACCTAAAAGAGGATTTGGGTGAGGATTTTGTCGAATACCTTGGACACAATCCCCTATTACCCTCTATTGACGTATATCTTAAAGAGCAATATGCCAACACCGATAGCATACAGACATTTATACAGAAAGCTTCTAAAAACAGCCGTGTAAAAGAGGTGGTTTTTCAGGAATCCCTTATTGACATGGTCAACAAGAATATTCGCATCATCGGTATGGTGGTCTTAGCCTTCACCGTGGTGTTGCTTATTATTGCTGTGGCGCTAATCAACAACACAATCCGCTTGGCCATATACTCGCAACGATTCTTGATCAAAAGTATGCAACTGATTGGAGCTACAAAAAACTTTATCCGGAAGCCTTACCTTTTTTATGGCATCTTCCATGGTTTGTTGGGCGCCTTGATTGCTATTCTATTGCTTATTTTCACCCTTCAATTTGCGCAGAAACAAATTCCTGATCTCGTTTTCCTACGCGATTGGTACGAGTTTGGCGCTATTTTCTTGATTGTGGTGGCACTGGGCATTCTCATATCGGGGTTCAGCACATACTTTGCCGTCACAAAATACCTTAAAGCTAAATCACACAGTTTATACCGTTAA
- the leuS gene encoding leucine--tRNA ligase codes for MEYNHQSLEKKWQQFWAQHGTFKPSPSTEKPKYYVLDMFPYPSGAGLHVGHPLGYIASDIFSRYKRLKGFNVLHPMGYDSFGLPAEQYAIQTGQHPAITTEVNINRYREQLDNIGFSYDWSREVRTSDASYYKWTQWIFMQLFNAWYNKATDKAESLDSLIQYFEANGSAGLQAVADEDVSTFTADEWKGFTEEEQQQELLKYRLAYLRESTVNWCAALGTVLANDEVINGVSERGGYPVEQKKMMQWSMRITAYADRLLRGLDTIDWPEPLVEMQRNWIGKSVGASVKFPVPQAATDIEVFTTRVDTIYGVSFVVLAPEHELVDTLTTDTQRAAVEAYKDKTSKKSELDRMADTKTVSGAFTGAFAKHPLTGEDVQIWIADYVLAGYGTGAVMAVPSGDQRDYVFAKHFDLPIIPISDSQNIEEAADPNKDGRYINSDFVNGMTYKEAVPALIDRLVDLKLGKAKVNFRMRDAIFGRQRYWGEPVPVYFKNGLPYLLKEEELPLLLPEVDKYLPTETGEPPLGRAENWKYQDQYEYELSTMPGWAGSSWYWFRYMDPQNADSFAAKEAVDYWKSVDLYIGGSEHATGHLLYSRFWNKVLKDLGFHKEEEPFKKLINQGMIQGRSNFVYRLLDAEGKGTNTFVSYGLKDQYNTIPLHVDVNIVYNDVLDTEKFKSFRPDFADATFILENDKYVCGTEVEKMSKSKFNVVNPDDIISTYGADTLRLYEMFLGPLEQSKPWNTNGIEGVYKFLRKVWRLFHDAEGTFAVSDEEPTKAEFKALHKIIKKVEEDIERFSFNTSVSAFMICVNELTDLKCNKRAILQDLVVVLQPYAPHITEELWSLLGNAAGTLSYASYPQFQPAYLVESEFAYPVSINGKMKLNLPLALDLDAKAVEEIVLAHADVQRFLDGKAVKKIIFVKGKIINVVV; via the coding sequence ATGGAATATAATCATCAATCTTTAGAAAAGAAGTGGCAACAATTTTGGGCGCAGCATGGCACATTTAAACCATCGCCGTCTACCGAGAAACCCAAGTATTATGTGTTGGATATGTTTCCCTATCCTTCGGGAGCAGGGTTGCACGTAGGGCATCCGCTGGGCTATATTGCTTCCGATATATTTTCTAGATATAAACGATTGAAAGGGTTTAATGTACTGCATCCTATGGGTTACGACTCCTTTGGTTTGCCTGCAGAGCAGTATGCCATCCAAACGGGCCAACATCCGGCCATCACCACCGAGGTCAACATCAACCGCTACCGCGAACAGCTCGACAATATCGGTTTTTCGTATGATTGGTCGCGCGAGGTGCGTACCTCTGATGCCAGCTACTACAAATGGACGCAATGGATCTTTATGCAGCTGTTCAATGCTTGGTACAACAAAGCGACCGATAAAGCGGAATCTTTGGATTCTTTGATTCAATATTTTGAAGCGAATGGATCTGCAGGGCTGCAAGCTGTCGCAGACGAAGATGTATCAACATTTACGGCGGATGAGTGGAAGGGTTTTACAGAAGAGGAGCAACAGCAAGAGCTGTTAAAATATCGCTTGGCCTATCTTCGTGAAAGCACCGTGAACTGGTGTGCTGCGCTAGGTACCGTACTGGCCAATGACGAGGTGATAAACGGCGTTTCCGAGCGTGGTGGATACCCGGTGGAACAAAAGAAAATGATGCAGTGGTCTATGCGCATCACGGCCTATGCAGATCGCTTACTTCGTGGTTTGGATACGATCGATTGGCCGGAGCCACTTGTCGAGATGCAGCGTAACTGGATCGGCAAATCGGTGGGGGCATCTGTGAAATTTCCGGTGCCGCAGGCCGCTACAGATATTGAAGTGTTTACGACACGTGTGGATACCATTTATGGTGTTTCCTTTGTGGTGTTAGCACCCGAGCACGAGTTGGTGGATACGTTAACAACAGATACGCAACGGGCAGCCGTTGAGGCGTATAAAGATAAGACCTCCAAAAAATCGGAGCTCGATCGTATGGCCGATACCAAAACGGTATCCGGTGCCTTTACGGGGGCTTTTGCCAAGCATCCGTTGACGGGCGAAGACGTGCAGATCTGGATTGCTGACTATGTGCTGGCAGGATATGGAACCGGGGCGGTGATGGCTGTACCTTCGGGCGACCAGCGCGATTATGTTTTTGCGAAGCATTTCGATTTGCCGATCATCCCGATTTCGGATTCCCAAAATATTGAAGAGGCTGCCGATCCCAATAAGGATGGACGCTATATCAATTCAGACTTCGTCAACGGAATGACGTATAAGGAAGCCGTGCCTGCCTTGATCGATCGTTTGGTCGATTTAAAATTGGGTAAGGCTAAGGTGAATTTCCGTATGCGCGATGCTATTTTCGGACGTCAACGCTACTGGGGCGAGCCTGTTCCGGTTTACTTCAAGAATGGCTTGCCTTACTTGTTGAAAGAAGAGGAGCTCCCTTTGTTGCTACCAGAGGTCGATAAATACTTGCCTACAGAAACGGGCGAGCCGCCACTGGGCAGGGCCGAAAATTGGAAGTACCAAGATCAATATGAATACGAGTTGAGTACCATGCCGGGTTGGGCCGGATCTTCTTGGTATTGGTTTCGGTATATGGATCCGCAAAATGCAGATTCCTTTGCTGCCAAAGAAGCGGTTGATTATTGGAAATCAGTAGATTTATATATTGGTGGTTCTGAGCATGCTACGGGGCACTTGCTGTATTCCCGCTTTTGGAACAAAGTGCTGAAAGATTTAGGCTTCCACAAGGAAGAGGAGCCTTTCAAAAAGTTGATCAACCAAGGGATGATCCAAGGTCGTTCTAACTTTGTGTACCGCCTGTTGGATGCGGAAGGAAAGGGAACCAATACCTTTGTGTCTTATGGATTGAAGGATCAGTACAATACCATTCCGCTTCACGTCGATGTCAATATCGTGTACAACGATGTGTTGGATACCGAAAAATTTAAGTCTTTCCGCCCCGATTTTGCAGACGCTACGTTTATTTTGGAGAACGATAAGTATGTGTGCGGAACGGAAGTGGAGAAGATGTCCAAGTCGAAATTTAATGTGGTCAACCCCGATGATATCATCTCTACCTATGGCGCAGATACCTTGCGTCTGTACGAGATGTTTCTTGGGCCGCTAGAGCAATCTAAACCTTGGAATACCAATGGTATAGAAGGTGTATATAAATTCTTGCGTAAGGTATGGCGTTTGTTTCATGATGCGGAAGGAACCTTTGCCGTGTCTGACGAAGAGCCTACAAAAGCGGAGTTTAAGGCTTTGCATAAGATCATTAAGAAAGTGGAGGAAGATATTGAGCGTTTCTCGTTCAATACCTCGGTATCTGCTTTTATGATCTGTGTAAATGAATTGACCGATCTTAAATGTAATAAGCGCGCTATTCTTCAGGATCTTGTTGTGGTATTGCAGCCTTATGCGCCGCATATCACGGAGGAACTTTGGTCCTTGTTGGGCAATGCTGCCGGTACGCTTTCCTATGCATCCTATCCGCAGTTTCAGCCGGCTTATTTGGTCGAGTCGGAATTTGCCTATCCGGTTTCCATCAATGGCAAAATGAAGTTGAACTTGCCGCTGGCGCTAGACCTCGATGCGAAGGCGGTGGAGGAGATTGTTCTCGCGCATGCCGATGTGCAACGGTTTTTGGACGGCAAAGCGGTGAAGAAGATTATTTTTGTAAAAGGGAAGATCATCAACGTTGTGGTGTAG
- a CDS encoding DUF3307 domain-containing protein: MSLLFLKLLLAHLIGDFVLQPSNWVDKRKEHVRYLFFHVAVHIVLLGLLFLPELSEKWPIVVLVSATHLLIDSLKIYMERKWPLKPFQVFVVDQTLHVLSLLLAVVFVYGMPEAWVEQLYAAKTICYVLAILLICFVSPIALRVFFSRWDTESDFKTKPQGSLADAGLLIGIMERLLIVLFIQLGFLSGIGFLLGAKSIFRFGDLTNAKDAKFTEYILVGTFASFVLGIVIGYALKFGLKYLA; encoded by the coding sequence ATGAGTCTACTTTTTCTTAAGCTTTTGCTTGCCCATCTTATAGGTGATTTTGTATTACAGCCAAGCAATTGGGTGGATAAACGCAAGGAGCATGTGCGTTATCTATTCTTTCATGTTGCCGTGCACATCGTTCTGTTGGGCTTGTTGTTTCTCCCTGAACTATCGGAAAAATGGCCTATCGTTGTGCTGGTGTCGGCAACGCACCTTTTGATCGATAGCTTAAAGATCTATATGGAGCGCAAATGGCCACTGAAGCCCTTTCAGGTGTTTGTAGTAGACCAGACCTTGCATGTGCTAAGCCTCCTATTGGCGGTGGTTTTTGTTTACGGAATGCCCGAAGCCTGGGTTGAACAACTGTATGCGGCGAAAACAATTTGCTATGTGTTGGCTATCTTATTGATCTGCTTTGTTAGCCCCATTGCTCTGCGTGTATTTTTCAGTCGCTGGGATACCGAAAGCGACTTCAAAACCAAGCCGCAAGGTTCGTTGGCCGATGCCGGTCTACTGATCGGTATCATGGAGCGCTTGCTGATCGTTTTATTTATACAGCTGGGTTTCCTGTCGGGCATAGGCTTCTTACTGGGGGCGAAGTCTATTTTCCGCTTTGGCGATCTCACTAACGCCAAGGATGCTAAATTCACGGAATATATTCTTGTCGGGACGTTTGCAAGTTTCGTTTTGGGGATTGTTATTGGCTACGCGCTAAAATTCGGTCTGAAATATTTGGCCTAA